GAAGGACGTTTATTCCAGGTCGAATACTCTCTTGAAGCTATCAAACTAGGTTCGACAGCGATCGGTGTATGTTTCCCGCATCTTCCAAATAATCCAGTCCAGAATCCTAGGCTTGCCACATAGACTATCTGGCAGCCGTACACTACACAACCGGAGCCCAACACACCATTCTGACTTCATATCAGGTCGCAACCAACGAAGGTGTCATCCTGGGCGTTGAGAAGCGTGTCACATCTACTCTCCTTGAAGCCTCTTCCGTCGAAAAGATTGTCGAGATTGATCAGCACATCGGCTGTGCTATGTCCGGTCTGCAGGCAGATGCCCGGAACCTCGTTGAGCATGCCCGCGTTGAGTGCCAAAACCATGCCTTCCACTATGCCGAACCACTGCGAGTTGAGAGCTGCACCCAGGCTATTTGCGATTTGGCCTTGAGATTCGGAGAGACTGGAGACGACGAGGAAAGCGTCATGAGTAGGCCTTTTGGTGTTGCTTTGTTAATTGCGGGTTTCGATGAGGATGGCCCTCAActgtatgtttctcttgaTGTCGGATCGACCTTCTCAGAAAATATGTGCTAATTTAGCTAGATATCATGCCGAGCCATCCGGTACATTCTACCGATACGACGCGAAGGCCATCGGATCCGGAAGCGAGGGTGCGCAAGCGGAACTGCAAAACGAATATCACCGCTCCCTCACTCTAGAAGAAGCGGAGACACTGGTCCTCAAGACGCTGAAGCAGGtcatggaggagaagttggaCGCAAAGAACGTTCAGCTTGCCAGTGTGaccaaggagaagggtttCCG
The sequence above is a segment of the Aspergillus oryzae RIB40 DNA, chromosome 3 genome. Coding sequences within it:
- the pup2 gene encoding proteasome core particle subunit alpha 5 (20S proteasome, regulatory subunit alpha type PSMA5/PUP2), encoding MFIARSEYDRGINTFSPEGRLFQVEYSLEAIKLGSTAIDYLAAVHYTTGAQHTILTSYQVATNEGVILGVEKRVTSTLLEASSVEKIVEIDQHIGCAMSGLQADARNLVEHARVECQNHAFHYAEPLRVESCTQAICDLALRFGETGDDEESVMSRPFGVALLIAGFDEDGPQLYHAEPSGTFYRYDAKAIGSGSEGAQAELQNEYHRSLTLEEAETLVLKTLKQVMEEKLDAKNVQLASVTKEKGFRIYNDEEMGRAVATLGGNQ